A genome region from Dolichospermum compactum NIES-806 includes the following:
- the dnaB gene encoding replicative DNA helicase: protein MAEELSFQGDSSNRLPPQNIEAEEAILGGILLDPEAIGRVSDRLVPEAFYISAHTTIYQAALRLHTQQKPTDLLSITSWLTDNDQLTQIGGRNKLATLVDRTVSAVNIDALAGLVMEKYLRRQLIKAGNEIVHLGFETETELPIVLDNAEQKVFNVTQQKTQSGLVHIGDTLINTFQDIETRHQGIALPGIPCGFYDLDAMTSGFQRSDLIIVAGRPSMGKTAFCLNLAHNIAAGYQLAVAVFSLEMSKEQLVQRLLASEAGIESSYLRSGRISQTQWEPLSRAIDKLSDTPIFIDDTANITVTQMRSQARRLQAEQTKDLGLIVIDYLQLMEGSSDNRVQELSRITRSLKGLARELSVPIIALSQLSRGVEARTNKRPMLSDLRESGSIEQDADIVMMLYRDEYYSPDTPDRGIAEVIIAKHRNGPTGTVKLLFDPQFTKFKNLAKPSW from the coding sequence ATGGCTGAAGAACTAAGTTTTCAGGGTGATAGTAGTAATCGTTTACCACCTCAAAACATCGAAGCAGAAGAAGCGATATTAGGAGGCATTCTACTAGATCCAGAGGCAATTGGTCGAGTGAGCGATCGCCTAGTTCCCGAAGCATTTTATATTAGCGCCCATACAACCATCTATCAAGCCGCCCTCCGTCTCCATACCCAGCAAAAACCCACAGACCTACTTTCCATCACCAGTTGGTTAACAGACAACGATCAATTAACCCAAATTGGTGGCAGAAACAAATTAGCAACATTAGTAGACCGGACAGTTTCAGCGGTAAATATTGATGCCTTAGCAGGGTTAGTGATGGAAAAATACCTGCGCCGGCAATTAATCAAAGCAGGTAACGAAATAGTTCATCTTGGTTTTGAGACAGAAACAGAATTACCAATAGTTCTGGACAATGCCGAACAAAAAGTTTTTAACGTCACCCAACAAAAAACCCAATCAGGACTAGTTCATATTGGTGACACCTTAATTAATACTTTTCAAGATATTGAAACTCGTCATCAAGGTATTGCATTACCAGGAATACCTTGTGGTTTTTATGATTTAGATGCCATGACCAGCGGTTTTCAGCGTTCTGATTTAATTATCGTCGCTGGGAGGCCGTCAATGGGAAAAACAGCGTTTTGCTTAAACCTAGCTCATAATATTGCAGCCGGTTATCAATTAGCAGTTGCGGTTTTTAGTTTAGAAATGTCCAAGGAACAGCTAGTACAAAGACTATTAGCTAGTGAAGCTGGAATTGAAAGCAGTTATCTAAGAAGTGGCCGGATTAGTCAAACCCAATGGGAACCTTTAAGCCGTGCCATTGATAAACTCTCAGACACGCCAATTTTTATTGATGATACGGCAAATATTACAGTCACACAAATGCGAAGTCAAGCGCGAAGATTGCAAGCCGAACAAACTAAAGACTTAGGATTAATAGTAATTGATTACTTGCAATTAATGGAAGGTAGTAGTGATAATCGTGTCCAAGAATTATCGAGAATTACCCGTTCTTTAAAAGGTTTAGCGAGAGAATTATCTGTACCCATAATTGCCTTATCACAGTTAAGTCGCGGAGTAGAAGCAAGAACTAATAAACGGCCAATGTTATCTGATTTGAGAGAATCGGGTTCAATTGAACAAGATGCGGATATAGTTATGATGTTATACCGTGATGAATATTATTCACCAGATACTCCAGATAGAGGAATTGCCGAAGTAATAATCGCTAAACATCGGAATGGACCAACAGGAACAGTTAAACTATTATTTGATCCACAATTTACAAAGTTTAAAAATCTAGCTAAACCAAGTTGGTAA
- the dacB gene encoding D-alanyl-D-alanine carboxypeptidase/D-alanyl-D-alanine endopeptidase, protein MSKKNYFSLILLFVSINIGSIQKIAQAQTPVPEVTNTKSICPAQLSSAINTIINRPQFSRVRWGILIKPLSSEKILYTQDSQKYFIPASNMKLFTTAAALQQLGADFRIRTSIYDDDNSVLRVVGRGDPSFKNAQLTILSKQLYKQGIRQINQLIADDSYWQGEVVNSSWEWEDIQADYGAPINSFILNENATVLTFSPQTIGNPLKLKWTEPTEAYRWKIENNSVTTESDKPSFIEVNRDLKGQILRIKGQLAINSQPEITGLAVFDPVANFIRQFRQNLSRQGITVKETVSKNISQNKQEKEIATVESPPLSELLLETNVHSNNLYAEALLRSLAIKKPAEKNQNTADVGLQVVRETLTQLGVAPAGYVIVDGSGLSRKNLTTPAALVQVLQEIGKSPQAAVFRASLPVSGVKGSLKNRFLNTAAAGIVQAKTGSMTGISTLSGYMNAPNYEPLVFSIMVNQSEQPGKVMRTAIDEIVILLAQLKLC, encoded by the coding sequence ATGTCAAAAAAGAATTATTTTAGCTTGATATTACTATTTGTTTCTATTAATATTGGTAGTATTCAAAAAATAGCACAAGCACAAACACCAGTTCCAGAAGTTACGAATACAAAATCAATTTGTCCTGCTCAATTATCATCAGCTATTAATACTATTATCAATCGTCCTCAATTTAGTCGAGTCCGTTGGGGGATTTTAATTAAACCATTATCATCAGAAAAGATTCTTTATACTCAAGACAGCCAAAAATATTTTATTCCTGCTTCTAATATGAAGCTATTTACTACAGCAGCAGCATTACAACAATTAGGGGCAGATTTTCGGATTCGTACTTCTATCTATGATGATGATAATAGTGTTTTGCGTGTAGTGGGAAGGGGAGATCCGAGTTTCAAAAATGCTCAATTAACAATATTATCGAAACAACTATATAAGCAGGGAATTAGGCAAATTAATCAGTTAATTGCTGATGATAGTTATTGGCAAGGTGAAGTGGTTAATTCCAGTTGGGAATGGGAAGACATTCAAGCTGATTATGGCGCACCAATTAACAGTTTTATTCTTAATGAAAATGCTACTGTATTAACTTTTTCACCCCAAACTATTGGAAACCCATTAAAATTAAAATGGACAGAACCAACAGAAGCATATCGGTGGAAAATCGAAAATAATTCCGTCACTACTGAATCCGATAAACCCAGTTTTATAGAAGTAAATCGTGACTTAAAAGGACAAATTCTGCGAATTAAAGGACAATTGGCTATAAATTCCCAGCCAGAGATTACAGGGTTAGCTGTATTTGATCCAGTTGCTAATTTTATCAGACAATTTCGCCAAAATTTATCTAGACAGGGAATCACTGTTAAAGAAACTGTAAGTAAAAATATTAGTCAAAATAAACAAGAAAAAGAAATAGCCACAGTAGAATCTCCACCTTTATCAGAATTATTACTAGAGACAAATGTGCATAGTAATAATTTATATGCTGAGGCTTTACTCAGAAGTTTAGCTATTAAGAAACCAGCAGAGAAAAATCAAAATACGGCTGATGTTGGATTACAAGTTGTCAGAGAAACTTTAACTCAATTAGGAGTTGCACCAGCAGGTTATGTCATTGTAGATGGTTCTGGTTTATCTCGGAAAAATTTAACGACTCCAGCAGCGTTGGTACAAGTTTTACAAGAAATTGGTAAATCACCTCAAGCAGCAGTTTTTAGGGCTTCTTTACCTGTTTCTGGTGTCAAAGGTAGTCTAAAAAATCGGTTTCTTAATACTGCGGCTGCGGGAATAGTGCAAGCAAAAACAGGTTCAATGACAGGAATTTCTACTCTATCTGGATATATGAATGCACCTAATTATGAACCCTTGGTTTTTAGTATTATGGTAAATCAATCTGAGCAACCGGGGAAAGTCATGAGAACAGCAATAGATGAAATTGTGA
- the rplI gene encoding 50S ribosomal protein L9: MAKRVQLVLTKDVTKLGKLGDLVEVAPGYARNYLIPQSLAARATPGLLKQVERRREKEYQRQLELKQQATEQKTALENIAGLKIAKQVGENEAIFGTVTTQDVADAIKAAASLEIDRRGITIPDISQLGTYKAEIKLHAEVTAVINIEVVSN, encoded by the coding sequence ATGGCGAAACGTGTGCAATTAGTTTTAACAAAAGATGTTACCAAGCTGGGAAAACTCGGTGATTTGGTAGAAGTAGCTCCCGGTTATGCTCGTAACTACCTCATCCCCCAGAGTTTAGCCGCTCGCGCTACACCCGGTCTGCTCAAACAAGTGGAACGCCGACGCGAGAAAGAATATCAAAGACAATTAGAACTCAAACAACAAGCAACTGAGCAAAAAACCGCTTTAGAAAATATTGCTGGTTTAAAAATTGCCAAGCAAGTTGGGGAAAATGAAGCTATTTTCGGTACTGTTACTACTCAAGATGTCGCAGATGCTATTAAAGCAGCAGCTAGTCTAGAAATAGATCGTCGTGGTATCACCATTCCCGATATCAGCCAATTGGGTACTTACAAAGCTGAAATAAAACTCCATGCTGAAGTAACAGCAGTAATTAACATTGAAGTTGTCTCTAACTAA
- the gloB gene encoding hydroxyacylglutathione hydrolase: MQIIRLPVLADNYIFLLHDPLRNIAAVVDPAEAQPVLDELRKINAQLVAIFNTHHHGDHVGGNTQLMKAFPDVKVYGGAEDRGRIPGQQVFLQEGDRIQFSDRPANIFFVPGHTRAHIAYYFPPASPGEPGELFCGDTLFAGGCGRLFEGTPGQMVDSLSKLRALPDHTRVWCAHEYTLSNLRFAVTVDAENADLQKRYQDVKAQRDKLEPTVPSILGLEKLTNPFLRWEEPYLQATAKSDNGIQTFARIRGMKDNF; this comes from the coding sequence ATGCAAATCATTCGTTTACCGGTACTTGCTGACAATTATATATTTTTACTGCATGATCCACTGCGGAATATTGCGGCTGTTGTTGATCCGGCGGAAGCACAACCAGTTTTAGATGAATTGAGAAAAATTAATGCTCAGTTAGTGGCAATTTTTAATACCCATCATCATGGTGATCATGTGGGTGGGAATACACAATTAATGAAAGCATTTCCTGATGTGAAAGTTTATGGAGGTGCGGAAGACAGGGGGAGGATTCCGGGACAACAGGTGTTTTTACAGGAAGGCGATCGCATCCAATTTAGCGATCGCCCTGCTAATATATTCTTTGTACCTGGACATACTCGCGCTCATATTGCTTACTATTTCCCCCCAGCAAGTCCAGGAGAGCCTGGAGAATTGTTCTGTGGTGATACATTGTTTGCTGGCGGTTGTGGTCGTTTATTTGAAGGCACACCGGGGCAAATGGTAGATTCATTAAGTAAACTCCGGGCTTTACCTGATCATACTCGCGTCTGGTGCGCCCATGAATACACTTTAAGTAATTTGCGGTTTGCTGTAACTGTAGATGCTGAAAATGCAGATCTACAAAAACGTTACCAAGATGTTAAAGCTCAACGGGATAAATTAGAACCAACAGTTCCATCAATTTTAGGACTGGAAAAACTCACCAATCCTTTTTTACGCTGGGAAGAACCATATCTACAAGCAACAGCAAAGAGTGATAATGGAATCCAAACCTTTGCCCGAATTCGGGGAATGAAAGATAATTTTTAA